The following DNA comes from Candidatus Binatia bacterium.
GGCGCAACCCTACCAAAGTCAATCTGAGGTGGCAATTGCTCGGTGACGATGGCGGTTTTCTTTTCACCCGTGCGGTTGTCCTTCTGGCCTGGGCTTCCTATAAGCTGAAGCTGTTTCGCCGCCGAAGACATCAGGAGGGGATATGACCACGGACGAGAAGCTGAAATTGGCCGTGAGCGTCGCACGGGCTGCGGCGCACTCGGGAGAGTATCGGCGCCTCGATAAGCTCATCGAGATTGTTTTTCGCAAACTGAATGAGTTGGCGCCCCCGGAGGCCGGGGAGGTGCACCTTCATGAGCGTGATCGGGAGTTCAAGCTGTAGCGGTCCGGCCTGTTCGTCGGCCACGAGGAAGTAGATGCTCGCTCCGAGACGTAGCGCTCCGACGAAGCGTTCGAGTTCCGTGGAAGCGACGCCGACCGCTGCGCGGCTGCGGCGCATCCTCAATACGATGCTCAAGGTGCTCCTCACCGCTGGGGCGTTCTACCTCCTGCTCACGCACCGGGTGCGTACGGAATCCGGAGAATCGGTCATTGCCCTGCGCGCCATTCTCGACTACCTGCCGCACATCCAGGGTAGTGTCTTCTGGCGCTTCACCCTGCTGGCGTTCACCATCAAGTTCGTCGGCATGTTGGCCTCGATGCTGCGCTGGTACTTGCTGCTGCGCGGACAGGGCATCACGTTTCCGCTCTGGCATATAGTGACCACGTTTCTGATCGGACGGTTTCTCGGGACCTTCCTCCCTTCGACCATCGGACTCGACGGCTACAAGCTGTACGACGCGGCGCGATTCTCCGGACGCACGGTTGAGGTCACGGCTGCGACCGTGGTGGAGAAAGGGCTGGGAATCGTCGGCATCGTGCTGACGTTTCTGGTGACGTTGCCGCTCGGCTACAGCGTGCTGGGCGACAAGGCCAGGCTGGTGGCGTTGCTGACCGTTCCCATCTCACTCGCCATCATCGGTGCGTTCTTTCTGGTGGCGTTCAAACCGGCGGTCATCGGCTTCCTGCTCGATCGCGTACGCCTCGGGCAGCGCGGCCGGGTTGCTTCCGTACTGGAGCGTGTCAACGCGGCGGCCGCCGCCTACAAGGATCAGAAGCTGCTGATGCTGCAGGCCACGGGGCTCAGCTTCGCCGTGCATTTCTGCACCGCCGTGACATACTTCTTCACGGCGCTGGCCATCGGTGCGGTGCACGCCGACTTCTGGGAAGTGTCATTTGCCTCGACTATCCAGATTTTCGCCACGGTGATGAGCCCGTTCACCATCGCCGGCGAAGGCGTACGCGAGATCGTCCAGACGGTGCTGCTGGCGCATCGGATCGGCACCTCGCAGTCCATCATCTCCGCCGCGTTGGGTTTCTGGGCGGCGGAAGCGCCGACGCTGAGCGGCGGCATTTTCTATTTCATGCGTGACGCCGGGTATCGGCCGGCGGTCGACGTTCGGGCGCGGGAAACCTAGGGCCGCGGCACCTGCGTGTCGGGCGCTTGGTGCTTGCAACGCGTTGCATGAGAGTCAAGTTCCGCCAGATGCCGCGGTAGCGACCCAACGGGGAGCGGTCCCGCTGCATAGATGCTGGGCGCAGCCCGCTACTCTTTGCGTCTCTTCGGCCGCTCTGTCTGGCGCAGGACTTTCTTGCGCAGGCGGACCGACTGCGGGGTGACCTCGACCAGTTCCTCATCACCGATCCATTCGATGCCGGTTTCCAGACCCATTTCGCGGTGGGGGGTGAGGCGCACGGCCTCATCGTGGCCGCTGGCGCGCATGTTGGAGAGTTTCTTCTCGCGGCAGATATTCACATCGAGGTCGGATTCACGCGAGTACTCGCCGACGACCATGCCTTCGTAGACACGTGTTCCCGGCGGGATGAAGATGACGCCGCGCTCCTGCAGATGGAAGATCGCATACGGTGTCGCCGGGCCTTCGCGGTCGGCAATCATGGCGCCGTTGGTGCGCGCTTGGATCGGACCCTGCCACGGCGCGTAGCCGTTGAACAGGGCGTTCATGATGCCGGTGCCGCGCGTATCGGTGAGAAAGTACGAGCGAAACCCGATCAAGCCGCGCGACGGGATGACGAACTCCAACCGCACCCGCCCGGAGCCCGGATGGTTCATCTTGGTCATCTTGCCACGGCGCACGGCAAGCAGCTGCGAGACCACGCCGATGTACTCTTCCGGCACATCCACCAGCAGCAGTTCCATGGGCTCGTGCGCCGCGCCGTCGATCTCCTTGGTGATGATGGTCGGCTTCGACACCAGCAGCTCGTAGCCCTCGCGGCGCATGGTTTCGACCAGGATCGCCAGCTGCAACTCGCCACGACCCATGACCCGCCACGAATCGGGTGAGGCCGTGTCCTCGATGCGCAAGCTCACGTTCTTGCGCAGCTCGTACACCAAGCGCTCGCGCAGCTTGCGCGAGGTGACGTATTCCCCCTCGCGTCCCGCCCACGGGGAGTTGTTGACGCTGAAAATCATCGCGATCGTCGGTTCGTCGATGCGGATGGCCGGCAGCGCTTGCGGGTTGAGGCGGTCCGCAATGGTTTCACCGATATGGATGTCCTCGATGCCTGCCACGGCGACAATGTCGCCGGCCTTTGCCTGCGGCAGCTCCATGCGCTTGAGTCCATGCCAGCCGTAGATTTGGTTGATCTTGGCATCCACGTGCGAGCCATCCAGGCGACAGACGGTGTAGATGGTGCCGCTGTGCAGCTCGCCGCTGACGATACGGCCGATGGCGAGACGGCCGACGTAGTCATTGTAGTCGAGATTGTTGGCTTGAAATTGGGTCGGGGCGTCCGGGTCGAAGCGCGGTGGCGGCAGCGCGGATACGATCAGGTCGAACAGCGGCCGCAGGTCGGCGTCGTCGTCGGTCAGGGCGCGCTTGGCAATCCCGGCACGGGCGTTGGTGTACACCACCGGAAAGTCCAGCTGCGTGTCGGTCGCATCGAGGTCGATGAAGAGATCGTAGATTTCATCCAGCACCTCGGTGACGCGGGCGTCGGGCCGATCAATCTTGTTGACGCACACCACCGGTGGCAGGCCGGCTTCCAGCGCCTTCTTCAGGACGAAACGTGTCTGCGGCAGGGGTCCTTCGGAGGCATCGACCAGCAGCATGACGCCGTCAACCATCGCCAAGGTCCGCTCCACCTCGCCGCCGAAATCGGCATGCCCCGGGGTATCGACGATGTTGATCTTGACGCCCTGGTAGGTGACGGCGGTGTTCTTGGCGAGAATGGTGATGCCGCGCTCGCGCTCGAGGACAAACGAGTCCATGACCCGTTCCACAACCTGCTCGTTGCTGCGGAAGATGCCGCTTTGGT
Coding sequences within:
- a CDS encoding lysylphosphatidylglycerol synthase transmembrane domain-containing protein, with the protein product MEATPTAARLRRILNTMLKVLLTAGAFYLLLTHRVRTESGESVIALRAILDYLPHIQGSVFWRFTLLAFTIKFVGMLASMLRWYLLLRGQGITFPLWHIVTTFLIGRFLGTFLPSTIGLDGYKLYDAARFSGRTVEVTAATVVEKGLGIVGIVLTFLVTLPLGYSVLGDKARLVALLTVPISLAIIGAFFLVAFKPAVIGFLLDRVRLGQRGRVASVLERVNAAAAAYKDQKLLMLQATGLSFAVHFCTAVTYFFTALAIGAVHADFWEVSFASTIQIFATVMSPFTIAGEGVREIVQTVLLAHRIGTSQSIISAALGFWAAEAPTLSGGIFYFMRDAGYRPAVDVRARET
- the typA gene encoding translational GTPase TypA, which produces MHPLRATRDDIRNIAIIAHVDHGKTTLLDAMLHQSGIFRSNEQVVERVMDSFVLERERGITILAKNTAVTYQGVKINIVDTPGHADFGGEVERTLAMVDGVMLLVDASEGPLPQTRFVLKKALEAGLPPVVCVNKIDRPDARVTEVLDEIYDLFIDLDATDTQLDFPVVYTNARAGIAKRALTDDDADLRPLFDLIVSALPPPRFDPDAPTQFQANNLDYNDYVGRLAIGRIVSGELHSGTIYTVCRLDGSHVDAKINQIYGWHGLKRMELPQAKAGDIVAVAGIEDIHIGETIADRLNPQALPAIRIDEPTIAMIFSVNNSPWAGREGEYVTSRKLRERLVYELRKNVSLRIEDTASPDSWRVMGRGELQLAILVETMRREGYELLVSKPTIITKEIDGAAHEPMELLLVDVPEEYIGVVSQLLAVRRGKMTKMNHPGSGRVRLEFVIPSRGLIGFRSYFLTDTRGTGIMNALFNGYAPWQGPIQARTNGAMIADREGPATPYAIFHLQERGVIFIPPGTRVYEGMVVGEYSRESDLDVNICREKKLSNMRASGHDEAVRLTPHREMGLETGIEWIGDEELVEVTPQSVRLRKKVLRQTERPKRRKE